In Desulfatibacillum aliphaticivorans DSM 15576, one DNA window encodes the following:
- a CDS encoding class I SAM-dependent methyltransferase, translating to MTVTIDHKNGKVRLIQQPDGAKTIEVYTSGASKPDKKWTTSYHPDLIRAVLDAKGPAFLCDEIRRDEDPRYTPGLLNKSILAYFNKQYLNGKRILDFGCGSGASAMVLKRMFPQAHIVGVERSAKLLKIAELRTKHYGFKNIEFLMSPNDDQLPPDLSEFHLVLLNAVYEHLLPRERRILTTKLWDAVKPGGCMLVTETPYRWFPIETHTTGLPLINYLPKAAAAPMARRFSFRVKNEEPWHALLRRGIRGATVKEVYKILKSHDPHAQIMQPRPGIKSPHQIWLEAASERNMKTPMKLAVKSCRFLTAKTGLGVSPYICFAVQKGNAASNA from the coding sequence ATGACCGTTACCATAGACCACAAAAATGGGAAGGTCCGACTCATTCAACAGCCCGACGGTGCGAAAACAATCGAAGTTTATACCAGCGGGGCTTCCAAACCTGATAAAAAATGGACGACTTCCTACCATCCCGATCTAATCCGGGCCGTCTTGGACGCAAAAGGACCGGCTTTTCTCTGCGATGAAATCCGCCGCGACGAGGACCCGCGATACACGCCAGGTTTGCTAAATAAGAGCATTCTGGCATATTTTAATAAACAGTATTTGAACGGCAAACGCATTTTGGATTTCGGCTGCGGCAGCGGCGCTTCCGCCATGGTGCTTAAGCGCATGTTTCCCCAGGCGCACATAGTAGGGGTGGAGCGTTCAGCCAAACTGCTGAAAATCGCCGAACTGCGCACAAAGCATTATGGGTTTAAGAATATTGAATTTCTAATGTCTCCTAATGACGACCAATTGCCGCCTGATTTGAGTGAATTCCACCTGGTGCTGTTAAACGCGGTTTATGAGCACCTTTTGCCCAGGGAACGTCGGATTCTTACGACCAAACTGTGGGACGCCGTGAAACCCGGGGGATGCATGCTGGTGACGGAAACCCCTTATAGATGGTTTCCCATCGAAACCCACACGACAGGGCTGCCTTTAATCAACTATCTTCCAAAGGCAGCGGCCGCGCCAATGGCCAGACGGTTTTCATTCCGTGTGAAAAATGAGGAGCCGTGGCACGCTCTTTTGCGCCGGGGAATACGAGGCGCCACGGTCAAAGAAGTTTACAAAATTTTGAAAAGTCACGACCCCCACGCCCAGATTATGCAACCCCGGCCGGGGATCAAGTCACCCCATCAGATCTGGCTGGAGGCGGCCTCGGAGCGCAACATGAAGACGCCCATGAAGCTCGCCGTGAAGTCTTGCAGATTTCTTACTGCCAAGACCGGCCTGGGGGTTTCCCCTTACATCTGCTTTGCCGTGCAAAAAGGAAACGCCGCATCTAATGCCTGA
- a CDS encoding FtsB family cell division protein, giving the protein MDKFHNLAITGLLILVSVLFFFLAFGNRGLVDMYNLKREAARLHEANQDLEKENDRLRRTMYRLLEDRDYLESVARKELGMVGKDELVYDFKDDNLSSSKKGDKNPVQ; this is encoded by the coding sequence GTGGATAAATTCCATAATCTTGCAATTACAGGCCTTTTGATCTTGGTTTCCGTGCTGTTCTTTTTCCTTGCCTTTGGAAATCGCGGATTGGTGGACATGTATAACCTGAAAAGGGAGGCCGCCAGGCTGCATGAAGCCAATCAGGACCTGGAAAAGGAAAACGACCGGCTTCGCAGGACCATGTATCGCCTTTTGGAAGATCGCGATTACTTGGAAAGCGTAGCCAGAAAAGAACTCGGCATGGTTGGAAAAGACGAACTCGTATATGATTTTAAAGACGATAATCTTAGCAGCAGCAAAAAAGGAGACAAGAATCCAGTTCAATGA
- a CDS encoding DUF4124 domain-containing protein, whose translation MKLIKALIIAGVIFSLAPCACWAEFYRYKDASGAWVYTDNIMEVPADQRPKTYEGVTDNLSDSEKAKLKAEKAARAAKRRAKRHTFPSRVSSDTDRAYADLKAEEDALTEMGKDLKAEQDALGRLRVEAKTQEERDAINLKMAALNKKIQQYEKQRQDYIKKVDVYNRMLQKKIDD comes from the coding sequence ATGAAACTGATAAAAGCTCTTATCATTGCAGGCGTTATTTTTTCTCTGGCGCCTTGCGCCTGCTGGGCGGAGTTCTACCGGTACAAGGATGCAAGCGGCGCCTGGGTCTACACGGACAACATAATGGAAGTCCCCGCCGACCAAAGGCCCAAGACCTATGAAGGCGTCACGGATAATTTGTCCGACTCGGAAAAAGCGAAGTTAAAGGCCGAAAAGGCCGCCAGAGCGGCAAAACGCCGGGCAAAACGCCATACTTTTCCCTCCAGGGTTTCCTCCGATACGGATAGGGCGTATGCGGATCTAAAAGCCGAAGAGGACGCCTTGACGGAAATGGGAAAAGACCTGAAAGCCGAGCAGGACGCGCTGGGGCGTCTAAGAGTGGAAGCAAAGACTCAGGAGGAGCGGGACGCCATTAATCTTAAAATGGCCGCCTTGAATAAGAAAATCCAACAGTACGAAAAGCAACGGCAGGATTACATCAAAAAAGTCGATGTATACAACCGCATGCTTCAGAAAAAAATCGACGATTAG
- a CDS encoding glycosyltransferase — protein sequence MPEPIRILHIITTTDTGGAEAMLAKLCKSLDKDKFVCRVVSMVHAGPIAQDIAESGVQVDSLELDLGKPRPGAFFRLLKIIREFKPHVVQSWLYHADFLNLFASRISSRARIAWNIRNSNIDFSQYNRLTEWVVKACALLSRFPDAVIANSYCGRDLHLKMGYKSKRFEVIPNGFDLERFSRNESAGEKIRKELGIEESAPVLVMFARQDPMKDHATLLRAADLLRRDFPAIRLILCGDRVDPGNATLYGIVRELGLEKNALLLGRRRDVPEILSAADVSVLSSFGEGFPNVVGEAMACQVPVVANDAGDTVQVIGPTGLIVPNEDAAALAGAIKEILTLPAPEKQELGLAARRRIEELYSLDAIVKQYEDFYTSLVV from the coding sequence ATGCCTGAACCAATTCGCATTTTACATATTATCACTACCACAGACACCGGCGGCGCCGAGGCTATGCTCGCCAAACTGTGCAAAAGCCTGGACAAAGACAAATTTGTCTGCCGGGTGGTCAGCATGGTTCATGCCGGCCCCATCGCCCAGGACATAGCGGAAAGCGGCGTTCAAGTGGACAGCCTGGAATTAGACCTTGGCAAGCCCAGGCCCGGGGCGTTTTTCCGTTTGCTGAAAATCATCCGGGAGTTTAAGCCACACGTGGTCCAGTCGTGGCTTTATCATGCCGACTTTTTAAATCTTTTCGCTTCCCGCATAAGCTCCAGAGCCCGGATTGCATGGAATATCCGCAATTCCAATATAGATTTTTCTCAATACAACCGGCTGACGGAATGGGTGGTGAAGGCCTGCGCCCTGCTGTCCCGGTTTCCCGACGCTGTAATAGCCAATTCGTACTGCGGCCGGGACTTGCACCTGAAAATGGGATACAAGTCCAAAAGGTTTGAAGTCATACCCAACGGGTTTGACCTGGAACGGTTTTCCCGGAATGAATCGGCAGGCGAAAAAATCCGTAAAGAGCTTGGCATAGAAGAATCCGCGCCGGTTCTCGTTATGTTCGCCAGGCAGGATCCCATGAAGGATCACGCCACTCTGCTGAGGGCCGCGGACCTTCTCAGACGTGACTTTCCTGCAATAAGGCTTATTCTTTGCGGGGACAGGGTTGACCCTGGCAACGCGACATTGTACGGCATAGTGCGCGAACTTGGCCTGGAGAAAAATGCGCTCCTGTTGGGAAGAAGGCGGGACGTGCCGGAGATCCTGTCGGCCGCCGACGTTTCGGTGCTTAGCTCTTTTGGAGAAGGCTTCCCCAACGTGGTGGGAGAGGCCATGGCCTGCCAGGTTCCGGTTGTGGCGAATGACGCAGGCGATACGGTCCAGGTAATCGGCCCCACGGGGCTTATCGTTCCTAATGAGGACGCCGCCGCCCTGGCCGGAGCGATTAAGGAAATCCTGACATTGCCAGCTCCGGAAAAGCAAGAGCTTGGATTGGCGGCTCGCCGCAGAATTGAAGAGCTGTATTCCCTGGACGCTATTGTTAAACAGTATGAAGACTTTTACACCAGTTTGGTTGTTTAG
- a CDS encoding helix-turn-helix domain-containing protein, translating to MARCTNQLSLAAQTGMSPSTFHHHFRALTAMSPLQFQKWLRLHEARILMLSDRMDAATAFFRVGYESPSQFSREYSRMFGAPPLRDIKKLREDPMAGQAVAYETVN from the coding sequence ATGGCCAGATGCACAAACCAACTATCCTTGGCTGCCCAGACGGGCATGAGCCCGTCCACCTTTCACCATCATTTTCGCGCTTTAACCGCCATGAGCCCCCTGCAATTCCAGAAATGGCTGCGGCTTCACGAGGCCCGGATCCTGATGCTGAGCGATCGCATGGACGCGGCAACCGCCTTCTTTCGGGTCGGGTACGAAAGCCCCTCCCAGTTCAGCCGGGAATACAGCCGCATGTTCGGCGCTCCGCCGCTTCGCGATATCAAGAAACTGCGCGAGGACCCCATGGCCGGCCAGGCCGTGGCGTACGAGACGGTCAACTAA
- a CDS encoding glycosyltransferase family 4 protein has product MAKKIALVSRCAWTLYNFRAGLMRVLKSQGHEVLGGGARGGGFAAKIRAIGVPFKNLPLDMKGINPVSDIGFFLAMFFWYRKEKPDIAHHFTIKPVIYGSIAARLAGAPKVIAAITGLGYVFTGSGNPLLQSLVEFMYRAAFMCCDHVFFLNPSDMDFFVSKGIIQENKAELLPGEGVDCAHFDGGLFPAPNPEEPPVILMVARLLKDKGIYEYVEAARIAAKKGSNARFCLLGGRDERNPTVVDARDLEEWIKTGVVEWFGETEDVRPFIASASIVVLPSYREGAPRSLMEASAMSRPVVATNVVGCRDVVMDGKTGLLTPLKDSQALAEAILYLLDNPEKAQEMGRQGRSFILNKYSEQIVIDSILKIYDE; this is encoded by the coding sequence ATGGCGAAAAAAATCGCCTTGGTCTCGCGGTGCGCGTGGACCTTATACAATTTCAGGGCCGGCCTGATGCGCGTACTAAAAAGTCAGGGGCATGAAGTCCTGGGCGGCGGCGCCAGAGGCGGAGGATTCGCCGCTAAAATCCGAGCGATCGGCGTGCCTTTTAAGAATCTTCCTTTGGACATGAAGGGCATCAACCCCGTGTCTGACATCGGCTTTTTTCTGGCCATGTTTTTTTGGTATCGGAAGGAAAAACCGGACATCGCCCATCATTTCACGATTAAGCCGGTGATCTACGGGAGCATAGCAGCCCGCCTGGCCGGCGCGCCCAAGGTAATCGCCGCTATTACAGGCTTGGGCTATGTGTTTACAGGGTCAGGAAACCCGCTGCTGCAAAGCCTGGTGGAGTTTATGTACCGGGCTGCCTTCATGTGCTGCGACCATGTATTCTTCCTTAATCCCAGCGACATGGATTTTTTCGTCTCCAAAGGAATTATTCAAGAAAATAAGGCCGAGCTGCTTCCCGGTGAAGGCGTGGACTGCGCCCATTTTGACGGAGGGCTTTTTCCCGCTCCCAACCCCGAAGAACCGCCCGTAATCCTGATGGTGGCGCGCCTGTTAAAGGATAAGGGCATCTACGAATATGTGGAGGCGGCACGCATTGCCGCAAAAAAGGGTTCGAACGCCCGGTTTTGCCTTTTGGGCGGAAGGGACGAACGCAATCCCACCGTGGTGGACGCCCGGGACCTGGAAGAATGGATTAAAACCGGCGTGGTAGAGTGGTTTGGCGAGACCGAGGACGTACGCCCGTTCATCGCATCGGCGAGCATCGTCGTGCTGCCCTCGTATAGGGAGGGAGCGCCCCGATCATTGATGGAAGCCTCGGCCATGTCACGCCCTGTGGTCGCCACCAATGTGGTCGGCTGCCGGGATGTGGTCATGGACGGAAAAACCGGTTTGCTGACGCCGTTGAAGGACTCCCAGGCCCTGGCGGAAGCGATTCTATACTTGCTGGACAACCCGGAGAAAGCGCAGGAAATGGGGCGGCAGGGCCGATCCTTTATCCTCAACAAGTATTCGGAACAGATCGTAATTGACAGTATCCTGAAAATATATGATGAATAG
- the murJ gene encoding murein biosynthesis integral membrane protein MurJ: MSERAQMTKAAGVVGGATAISRVLGYVRDAVMAYFFGTSVALDAFLVAFRIPNLLRRLFAEGSLTIAFVPVFSEYLEKKGHEEAMRMAGAAFRLLALILAGLTVLGVIFAPQVVMVLAPGFAKNPDQFALTVLLTRITFPYIFFIGLVALCMGILNSLRHFAAPALAPVFLNVAMIACVYLFFSTFEPPVISLALGVIIGGALQLALQFPFMHKKGFRGWIKGPLNHPGIKRVAVLMGPAVLGAGVYQVYIIVGTILASMLPEGSVSYLYYADRLTQLPLGIFGISLATAALPSFSRQAANKDMEGLKDSFGYAIRIIMFVNLPATVGLIVLAQPIVGLLFERGAFGAEATIHTAHALIYFVLGLCAISGARIVVSMLYALQDTVTPVRVAILSLVAYLAFSMALMKPLLHGGLALAATLSSALSLALLTYHLRRKIGPLGGRKILKSVMGSLVASLGMGAAVYVFAHFAGILAPGQVGSAQLTLWTMLCIGAGIVVYIGLASVFCKKEFQAMWRLVGKRVKRRG; this comes from the coding sequence ATGTCGGAAAGAGCCCAAATGACCAAAGCCGCCGGGGTAGTGGGCGGCGCTACAGCTATTTCCCGGGTGTTGGGCTACGTCCGGGACGCGGTCATGGCCTACTTTTTCGGGACGTCCGTTGCTTTGGACGCTTTCCTGGTGGCCTTTCGCATTCCCAATCTGCTTCGGAGGCTTTTCGCCGAGGGCTCCCTGACCATTGCGTTTGTACCGGTTTTTTCCGAATACCTGGAAAAAAAGGGCCATGAGGAAGCCATGCGCATGGCTGGCGCGGCCTTTCGTCTTCTGGCCCTGATCCTGGCCGGCCTGACCGTGCTTGGGGTGATATTCGCGCCCCAGGTGGTAATGGTTCTGGCGCCCGGATTCGCCAAGAACCCGGATCAATTCGCCCTGACGGTCCTTTTGACGCGCATTACCTTTCCGTACATATTCTTCATAGGGCTGGTGGCTTTGTGCATGGGCATATTGAACAGCCTGCGGCACTTCGCGGCCCCCGCCCTGGCGCCTGTGTTTTTAAACGTAGCCATGATCGCCTGCGTGTATCTGTTTTTTTCCACGTTTGAGCCGCCTGTAATCTCCCTGGCTTTAGGCGTTATTATCGGTGGGGCGCTGCAACTGGCCCTGCAATTTCCGTTTATGCATAAGAAGGGCTTTCGAGGCTGGATCAAAGGGCCCTTGAACCACCCGGGCATTAAAAGGGTGGCGGTGCTCATGGGACCTGCGGTGCTTGGCGCCGGGGTGTATCAGGTGTACATCATTGTGGGGACTATCCTTGCTTCCATGCTGCCCGAGGGGAGCGTGTCTTATCTGTATTACGCCGACAGGCTGACCCAGTTGCCCCTGGGGATTTTCGGCATTTCCCTGGCCACGGCTGCTCTGCCCAGTTTTTCGCGCCAGGCGGCCAACAAGGATATGGAAGGCCTGAAAGACAGCTTTGGCTACGCCATCCGCATCATCATGTTCGTGAACCTGCCTGCCACGGTGGGGCTGATCGTTCTGGCGCAGCCCATTGTGGGGCTGTTGTTCGAAAGGGGCGCTTTTGGCGCGGAGGCCACTATTCATACAGCCCATGCGCTTATTTACTTTGTTTTGGGGCTATGCGCCATTTCAGGCGCCCGGATCGTGGTGTCCATGCTGTACGCGCTCCAGGACACGGTCACGCCGGTGCGGGTGGCGATTTTGTCTTTGGTCGCCTACCTGGCCTTTTCCATGGCTTTGATGAAGCCCCTGCTCCATGGCGGCCTTGCTTTAGCGGCCACGCTATCTTCCGCTTTAAGCCTTGCGTTGCTCACCTACCACCTTAGACGGAAAATCGGGCCGTTGGGCGGCCGAAAAATCTTGAAATCCGTCATGGGTTCACTGGTTGCATCGTTAGGAATGGGTGCGGCCGTGTATGTTTTTGCACATTTCGCCGGAATTCTGGCGCCCGGGCAAGTAGGGTCCGCCCAACTGACTTTGTGGACCATGCTGTGCATTGGGGCGGGAATTGTGGTATACATAGGTTTGGCCAGTGTTTTTTGTAAAAAGGAATTCCAGGCAATGTGGCGCCTGGTTGGCAAGAGGGTAAAACGCCGTGGATAA
- a CDS encoding uracil-DNA glycosylase yields the protein MAAQVSVAEIAQSIAKHLRLLSGQGIAGFDCSQETRTLLKQGFHQKGSGPKAIGVGLEAEALSCTDCPLHKERINGVFAQGDPGAALMLAGIAPGMEESKAGLPFQGEVGGLLDNILKAMGMTRDDVYLCNLVKCPVPDGELPDPMCLRACSRFFRKQVEAVRPQVICAFGQITAEAILKQDLPYSRVRGQLQPYLGMRVMPTFHPRELLTAPQKKRAVWQDMQAIMRAIGKPLS from the coding sequence ATGGCTGCACAGGTTTCCGTTGCTGAAATCGCCCAATCCATAGCCAAGCATTTGCGTTTATTATCCGGCCAGGGAATCGCCGGGTTTGATTGCAGCCAGGAAACCCGGACTCTTCTAAAGCAAGGATTTCACCAGAAAGGATCAGGCCCTAAGGCGATCGGCGTTGGTTTGGAGGCGGAAGCGCTTAGCTGTACGGATTGCCCTTTGCATAAGGAACGCATAAACGGCGTGTTTGCGCAAGGCGACCCGGGGGCTGCTCTCATGCTGGCTGGCATTGCGCCGGGAATGGAAGAGAGCAAGGCGGGCCTGCCGTTTCAGGGCGAAGTCGGGGGGTTGCTGGACAATATCCTCAAAGCCATGGGAATGACCCGGGACGATGTGTACCTATGTAATCTGGTGAAATGTCCCGTGCCAGACGGAGAATTGCCTGACCCCATGTGTTTGCGAGCGTGTTCCCGATTTTTCAGAAAACAGGTGGAGGCAGTCAGGCCCCAGGTTATTTGCGCTTTCGGCCAGATAACGGCGGAGGCGATTTTAAAGCAGGACCTGCCCTACTCCAGAGTCCGCGGGCAACTTCAACCGTACCTGGGGATGCGGGTTATGCCCACCTTTCATCCCCGGGAGTTATTGACAGCTCCGCAAAAAAAACGCGCAGTATGGCAGGATATGCAAGCCATAATGCGCGCTATAGGAAAGCCTTTGTCTTAG
- the coaBC gene encoding bifunctional phosphopantothenoylcysteine decarboxylase/phosphopantothenate--cysteine ligase CoaBC, giving the protein MYHSPLAGKTIVLGVSGGIAAYKSVELVRILTTAGALVRVVMTQSAQQFVGPATFQALTEQPVYTDMWQQDEDNSIRHVAWAQEADALIIAPATANIIGKMAHGIADDPLSTLVLAAVCPKLVCPAMNTKMFENSLVQENLARLSLHGFSVMAPGAGFLACGDTGPGRLPDPDKISDRLMKLLTKQDLEGKCVLVSAGPTREPIDPVRYISNPSTGKMGYAIARAAEHRGAKVILVTGPVSISPPENVETHKVMTALEMAEVVLAQAERADIVIKTAAVGDYRCEREAEQKIKKTGDCMTLDLVPNPDILMELGKRKGKKVLIGFAAETEKLTDHAQEKLRKKNLDMIAANLIGPSDSGFGADTNKITCFSCGGATDALGLMSKEAAAHAILDKAAGFLPECGVS; this is encoded by the coding sequence GTGTACCATAGCCCCTTGGCTGGCAAAACCATAGTTCTTGGCGTATCCGGCGGCATTGCGGCTTACAAAAGCGTAGAACTGGTCCGTATTTTAACCACCGCTGGCGCTCTTGTGCGCGTAGTCATGACGCAAAGCGCCCAGCAATTCGTGGGTCCTGCCACCTTTCAGGCCCTGACTGAACAGCCTGTTTATACGGACATGTGGCAGCAAGACGAGGACAACTCCATCCGCCATGTGGCCTGGGCGCAGGAGGCGGACGCCTTGATCATCGCACCCGCCACGGCCAATATTATTGGAAAAATGGCCCACGGTATTGCGGACGATCCTTTGTCCACCCTGGTGTTGGCGGCTGTTTGCCCCAAGCTGGTTTGTCCGGCCATGAACACCAAAATGTTCGAGAACTCCCTTGTCCAGGAGAACCTGGCCAGGTTATCGTTGCACGGATTTTCCGTGATGGCGCCCGGCGCAGGCTTCCTTGCCTGCGGAGACACAGGGCCTGGCAGACTGCCCGATCCTGACAAAATTTCCGACAGGCTAATGAAGCTGTTGACCAAGCAGGACCTGGAAGGCAAATGCGTGCTGGTTTCCGCCGGGCCCACCAGGGAGCCGATCGACCCAGTCCGGTATATCAGCAACCCATCTACGGGTAAAATGGGCTATGCCATAGCCAGGGCGGCGGAGCATCGCGGCGCCAAGGTAATCCTTGTTACAGGCCCCGTAAGCATCAGTCCTCCCGAGAATGTGGAAACCCATAAAGTCATGACTGCGCTGGAAATGGCCGAGGTGGTCCTGGCCCAGGCGGAACGTGCGGACATCGTCATCAAGACCGCCGCGGTCGGGGATTATCGTTGCGAAAGGGAAGCCGAACAGAAAATTAAAAAGACCGGCGATTGCATGACCTTGGATCTTGTTCCCAACCCGGATATTTTAATGGAGTTGGGCAAGAGAAAAGGAAAAAAGGTTTTAATCGGCTTTGCTGCGGAGACCGAAAAACTGACCGACCATGCCCAGGAGAAGCTCCGAAAAAAGAATCTGGACATGATCGCTGCAAACCTGATCGGCCCCAGCGACTCCGGATTTGGCGCAGACACCAATAAAATTACGTGCTTTTCGTGCGGAGGCGCAACTGACGCCCTGGGGCTTATGAGCAAGGAGGCTGCGGCTCACGCAATCCTGGACAAGGCGGCGGGTTTTCTGCCTGAATGCGGGGTTTCCTGA
- a CDS encoding carboxymuconolactone decarboxylase family protein, protein MGISEKAKQNYEELFPGRKSALHDTDPELMEIFDNFAFDEVLEYGNLDTRTRMIAILASLIAQPALSQYKIMLDAALNAGVTPVEIKEIVYQSTQYVGMARTLDFLNATNDLFKSRGVKLPLEGQTAVTPETAFDKGRALLNSVFGEMIEENYQKAPGSQKHIQHYLFGNCFGKYYTRSGLDIKMRELVTFAFLSSMGGCEPQLKSHIKGNLRVGNDKETLLSVLTQLLPYLGYPRMFNALACVNEVIPENT, encoded by the coding sequence ATGGGTATTTCAGAAAAGGCGAAACAAAACTACGAAGAGCTGTTCCCGGGCCGAAAATCCGCGCTTCATGACACGGATCCTGAGTTGATGGAGATTTTCGATAATTTCGCCTTTGATGAAGTGCTTGAGTACGGAAACCTGGATACGCGCACCCGGATGATCGCGATTCTGGCGTCCCTCATCGCCCAACCGGCTTTGTCCCAATATAAAATCATGCTGGACGCCGCCCTGAACGCGGGCGTCACGCCCGTGGAGATCAAGGAGATCGTATACCAGTCCACCCAATACGTGGGCATGGCCAGAACCCTGGATTTTTTGAACGCGACAAACGACCTTTTTAAGAGCCGGGGCGTTAAACTGCCTTTGGAAGGACAGACCGCGGTCACGCCTGAAACCGCCTTTGACAAAGGCCGGGCGCTCTTGAATTCGGTTTTTGGGGAAATGATAGAAGAGAATTACCAAAAGGCCCCGGGAAGCCAAAAGCACATCCAGCATTATTTGTTCGGGAACTGCTTTGGCAAGTATTACACCCGAAGCGGCCTGGACATAAAAATGCGGGAGTTGGTCACCTTCGCCTTTCTCTCGTCCATGGGCGGCTGCGAGCCCCAGTTGAAAAGCCACATCAAGGGCAACCTCCGCGTGGGCAACGACAAGGAGACCCTGCTGAGCGTGCTCACCCAATTGCTGCCTTACCTCGGCTATCCCAGGATGTTCAACGCCCTGGCCTGCGTGAACGAGGTCATTCCCGAAAATACGTAA